A genomic stretch from Candidatus Nitrotoga arctica includes:
- the xerC gene encoding tyrosine recombinase XerC: MINSTAQAATFNQVAMHGFLDHLRNERRYSPLTAENYSRDIRRLFKLAGVTPLNELKNHQIRRFVAQLHGSGLGGKSLARMLSAWRTFYFYLIRDHQFKDNPCIGLRAPKSARNLPHALSPDEAVRMVELPTTGDILAVRDKAMFELFYSSGLRLAELVSLDPVALDFADAAVRVIGKGAKTRIVPLGSYAISALQAWLALRGQLAKRDETALFVNRNGSRIGSRAVQLRMSGWGIKQGISSGVHPHLLRHSFASHVLQSSGDLRAVQEMLGHTSISTTQVYTHLDFQYLSKIYDAAHPRAKKKTL, encoded by the coding sequence ATGATAAACAGTACCGCGCAGGCTGCCACTTTCAACCAAGTTGCAATGCACGGATTTCTCGACCATCTGCGTAACGAGCGCCGTTACTCCCCACTGACTGCGGAAAATTATTCTCGCGATATTCGCCGTTTGTTTAAACTTGCTGGTGTTACACCACTAAACGAACTTAAAAACCATCAAATTCGCCGTTTCGTAGCACAATTGCATGGTAGCGGTTTGGGTGGCAAGAGTTTGGCGCGCATGCTGTCGGCATGGCGTACCTTTTATTTTTATCTAATACGCGACCACCAGTTCAAAGATAATCCGTGCATCGGGCTGCGTGCGCCCAAATCGGCGCGCAATCTGCCACATGCACTTTCCCCGGACGAAGCTGTGCGCATGGTGGAGTTACCCACAACAGGCGACATTCTAGCGGTGCGCGACAAAGCGATGTTTGAGTTATTTTATTCTTCTGGCCTGCGCTTGGCAGAGCTGGTCAGTCTCGATCCTGTTGCACTTGACTTTGCAGACGCAGCTGTACGCGTTATCGGTAAAGGCGCCAAGACGCGCATCGTACCGTTGGGCAGCTATGCGATCTCCGCGCTGCAAGCTTGGCTGGCGCTGCGCGGACAGTTGGCTAAACGGGATGAAACGGCGCTGTTCGTAAACCGCAATGGTAGCCGCATTGGTTCGCGCGCGGTACAACTACGCATGTCAGGCTGGGGCATCAAACAGGGCATCTCCAGCGGCGTTCACCCACACTTGTTGCGCCATTCGTTCGCCTCACATGTGCTGCAATCAAGCGGAGATTTACGGGCAGTTCAAGAAATGCTCGGCCATACCAGCATTTCTACTACGCAGGTATACACCCATCTTGATTTCCAATACCTCAGTAAAATTTACGATGCAGCGCATCCGCGGGCCAAAAAGAAAACCTTATGA
- a CDS encoding MOSC domain-containing protein, giving the protein MNNAGIKLLSIQVGLPKTLGTSDASDTMDQEWTTGFFKESVSGPVWAGITNLAGDGQADLRVHGGLDKAINAYPFEHYAFWLVDLDYKELPNGAFGENFTVAGLLETEICIGDIFEVGGALVQISQPRQPCWKLARRWRVQDLVARVVRTGKTGWYFRVLREGNVQAGAALVLVERPYPEWTVAIANNIMLHRKENYVAAHALAECPALSGSWKATLSRTTTSTEIAADTSARHFQ; this is encoded by the coding sequence ATGAATAATGCAGGCATAAAACTCCTCTCTATTCAGGTCGGCCTGCCTAAAACACTGGGGACATCTGACGCCTCAGACACCATGGATCAGGAGTGGACAACTGGCTTCTTCAAGGAGTCGGTGTCTGGTCCAGTTTGGGCCGGAATAACTAACTTGGCTGGCGACGGGCAAGCTGATCTTCGCGTCCATGGGGGACTCGATAAAGCGATTAACGCCTATCCTTTCGAACATTACGCATTTTGGCTCGTCGACCTTGATTATAAAGAGTTACCCAATGGCGCGTTTGGAGAAAACTTTACTGTGGCAGGCCTACTGGAAACAGAGATCTGCATCGGTGATATTTTCGAGGTTGGTGGCGCATTGGTACAGATTTCTCAACCTCGCCAGCCGTGCTGGAAGCTTGCCCGCCGATGGAGGGTTCAGGACTTAGTGGCGCGGGTCGTGCGCACGGGTAAGACCGGTTGGTATTTCCGTGTTCTGCGTGAGGGAAACGTTCAAGCCGGAGCGGCACTGGTATTGGTGGAACGTCCTTATCCTGAATGGACAGTCGCGATCGCGAATAACATAATGCTGCATCGCAAGGAGAACTATGTGGCTGCACACGCGTTGGCCGAGTGTCCGGCGCTCTCCGGCAGCTGGAAGGCAACCCTGTCGCGGACGACTACTTCTACTGAAATTGCAGCCGATACTTCAGCGCGTCATTTTCAATGA
- a CDS encoding class I SAM-dependent rRNA methyltransferase yields the protein MNKIILKEGREKSLLRRHPWIFSGAIKRVEGSPADGDTVQIYSTQGAFLAHAAYNAHSQIAARAWSWHAEQSINADFFRTKITHALTLRKDLKLAQHSTGLRLIHGESDGLPGLVVDQYGDVLVIQIGSAGAERWRDTCADILQEMCNPVCIYERSDSDSRALEGLPERNNVLYGNLPESLTIVEHSLHFAVDVAHGQKTGFYLDQRDNRELIGTLAQDKDVLNCFCYSGGFSLYALRGGAKSVLSIDSSNEALQLAQRNVERNGLDASRAEWQCDDVFQALRKLRDQNRKFDLIILDPPKFAPTAAFAEKAARGYKDINLLGFKLLRPGGMLATYSCSSGINDDLFQKIIAGAALDAGVTAHIIRKLHAAPDHPILLEFPEGAYLKGLVLRVAG from the coding sequence ATGAATAAAATTATTCTTAAGGAGGGGAGGGAGAAATCCCTTCTGCGCCGTCACCCCTGGATATTTTCCGGGGCAATTAAACGTGTGGAAGGTTCACCTGCTGATGGTGACACGGTACAGATATACTCAACACAAGGCGCTTTTCTCGCCCATGCCGCATACAATGCACATTCACAAATTGCTGCGCGAGCATGGTCATGGCACGCGGAGCAAAGCATTAACGCAGATTTTTTCCGCACGAAAATCACCCATGCACTGACATTGCGCAAAGATCTCAAATTGGCGCAACACAGCACTGGCCTGCGCCTGATTCATGGCGAATCCGATGGTCTGCCCGGGTTGGTAGTAGATCAATATGGCGATGTATTGGTTATACAAATTGGCAGTGCGGGAGCGGAACGCTGGCGCGACACTTGTGCCGACATATTGCAAGAGATGTGCAATCCAGTTTGCATTTATGAGCGTTCTGATTCTGATTCACGTGCATTAGAAGGCTTGCCGGAACGCAATAACGTTCTATATGGCAACTTGCCCGAATCTTTAACCATTGTGGAACACAGCCTGCACTTTGCCGTGGATGTAGCACACGGGCAGAAGACGGGCTTTTATCTCGACCAGCGCGACAACCGCGAACTGATTGGAACACTGGCGCAAGACAAGGATGTTCTGAATTGTTTTTGCTACAGCGGCGGTTTCTCGCTGTATGCACTGCGCGGCGGCGCGAAATCAGTGCTATCAATTGATTCTTCGAATGAAGCACTGCAACTGGCACAGCGCAATGTGGAACGTAATGGACTCGATGCCAGTCGCGCTGAATGGCAATGCGACGACGTGTTCCAGGCACTGCGCAAACTGCGTGACCAGAACCGAAAATTTGACCTGATTATCCTTGATCCACCCAAATTCGCGCCCACCGCCGCCTTCGCCGAAAAAGCCGCGCGCGGCTACAAGGATATTAACCTGTTAGGCTTCAAGCTGCTTAGACCGGGAGGAATGCTCGCCACCTATTCATGTTCCAGCGGCATAAACGATGACCTGTTTCAGAAAATTATTGCCGGTGCCGCCTTGGATGCCGGAGTGACTGCGCATATCATACGCAAACTGCACGCCGCGCCGGATCACCCGATATTATTGGAATTTCCGGAAGGCGCATATCTCAAGGGACTTGTATTGCGCGTGGCAGGTTAA
- a CDS encoding DUF484 family protein — MKSADIALYLQNNPQFFEDHADMLAEVTIPHPYSGRTISLSERQLLTLREQNKNLEKKLHEMVMLAQDNDSLQQKVHQFTLALFGVRDLMNLQNVITQNLREIFAVPHVVLHIWKGLPPSLEVLAFVDQQLQPVCVHHALHETLAWFGESAVHLHSFAYLPLRADEQSIGLLILASEDAQRFYPGMGTLFLQRIAEIVSSALRPSL, encoded by the coding sequence ATGAAATCCGCAGACATCGCACTATATTTACAAAATAATCCACAGTTCTTTGAAGATCATGCCGATATGTTGGCGGAAGTCACTATCCCACATCCTTACAGCGGACGCACCATTTCATTAAGTGAGCGGCAGTTACTGACTCTGCGTGAGCAGAACAAAAACCTGGAAAAAAAACTGCACGAGATGGTAATGCTTGCTCAGGACAACGACTCATTACAGCAAAAAGTACATCAATTCACCCTCGCGTTATTTGGCGTGCGTGACCTGATGAATTTGCAGAATGTCATTACGCAGAATTTGCGTGAAATTTTTGCCGTGCCACATGTTGTGTTGCACATTTGGAAAGGATTGCCGCCCAGCTTGGAAGTACTTGCCTTTGTGGACCAGCAACTGCAACCCGTCTGTGTTCATCACGCTCTTCATGAAACTTTGGCCTGGTTTGGCGAAAGCGCGGTTCATTTGCATTCGTTTGCTTATTTACCGCTGCGGGCGGATGAACAATCCATTGGTCTATTAATATTGGCTAGTGAAGATGCGCAGCGCTTTTATCCCGGTATGGGTACTTTGTTTCTGCAGCGTATTGCGGAAATTGTGAGTAGCGCGCTACGCCCCTCACTATAA
- the rpmE gene encoding 50S ribosomal protein L31, which yields MKTDIHPQYDEIAVTCSCGNTFKTKSTMGKPLHVEVCSDCHPFYTGTQKIVDTAGRVERFRQKYGKSGAKSAP from the coding sequence ATGAAAACCGACATTCATCCGCAATACGACGAAATTGCAGTTACTTGCAGTTGTGGCAATACTTTCAAAACCAAGTCCACAATGGGTAAACCGCTGCATGTAGAAGTTTGCTCGGACTGTCACCCCTTCTATACCGGCACGCAAAAAATCGTGGATACCGCTGGTCGAGTGGAGAGATTCCGCCAAAAATATGGCAAGTCCGGTGCAAAATCTGCACCATAA
- the gcvT gene encoding glycine cleavage system aminomethyltransferase GcvT has protein sequence MTLKHTPLNAAHRAMGAKMVDFGGWDMPLHYGSQLDEHHQVRRDAGMFDVSHMRVVDISGEGVRDFLRYLLANNVDKLQSSGKALYSCLLRPDGGVLDDLIVYFMNEMWFRIVVNAGTADKDITWMIKQATVRASQLQITSRNDLAMIAVQGPNAAAKLWQALPGSQKLAEGLKPFNAVEWNSMFIARTGYTGEDGFEIILPATAAPSFWQTLNDAGVKPIGLGARDTLRLEAGMNLYGHDMDETINPLEAGLAWTVDLVSERDFIGKTALVTKPRTRKLVGLVLQDRGVLRDHQVVHSNHGDGEITSGSFSPTLNQSIALARIPSTVQIGDMVQVAIRDKMLAAKVVKYPFVRNGKGLI, from the coding sequence ATGACACTCAAACATACTCCTCTGAATGCAGCACACCGCGCAATGGGCGCGAAGATGGTCGATTTCGGCGGCTGGGATATGCCGTTGCATTACGGTTCACAACTTGACGAACACCATCAAGTACGTCGCGATGCCGGCATGTTTGATGTCTCGCATATGCGCGTGGTCGATATAAGCGGCGAAGGCGTGCGCGACTTCTTGCGCTATCTGTTGGCAAACAACGTGGACAAACTGCAATCTTCCGGAAAAGCACTGTATTCTTGCCTGTTGCGCCCGGATGGTGGTGTACTCGATGATCTCATCGTATATTTCATGAATGAAATGTGGTTTCGCATCGTCGTGAATGCTGGTACAGCCGATAAGGATATTACGTGGATGATTAAACAGGCTACCGTCCGCGCGTCACAATTGCAGATTACTTCACGCAATGATCTGGCGATGATCGCGGTGCAAGGACCCAATGCGGCGGCAAAGCTATGGCAGGCCTTGCCCGGATCACAAAAATTGGCGGAAGGACTCAAGCCCTTCAATGCCGTAGAGTGGAATTCGATGTTTATCGCCCGAACTGGCTATACTGGCGAAGATGGCTTCGAGATCATACTACCGGCCACAGCTGCACCTTCCTTCTGGCAAACACTGAATGACGCGGGGGTGAAGCCTATCGGGCTAGGCGCACGTGACACATTGCGTCTGGAGGCAGGCATGAACCTGTATGGTCATGATATGGATGAGACCATAAACCCGCTGGAAGCTGGGCTGGCGTGGACAGTAGACCTGGTGAGTGAACGCGACTTCATTGGTAAAACAGCGCTTGTCACCAAGCCTAGAACTCGAAAGTTAGTCGGCCTTGTCTTGCAGGATCGCGGGGTGCTGCGTGATCACCAAGTGGTACACAGCAACCATGGCGATGGCGAAATTACCAGCGGTAGTTTTTCGCCCACGCTGAATCAATCAATCGCCTTGGCACGTATACCCTCCACGGTACAAATAGGCGACATGGTACAGGTGGCGATTCGCGATAAAATGCTGGCGGCTAAGGTAGTAAAATACCCTTTCGTACGTAACGGCAAAGGCTTAATCTAA
- the tpx gene encoding thiol peroxidase encodes MANETSTNPAVTLNGTPITLFGTFPTVGQIAPEFTLVDKDLKDVALKDFAGKRKVLNIVPSLDTAVCATSTRKFNEAASKLDNTVVLVISADLPFAMSRFCVAEGLNNVTTLSLMRGRDFMRNYGVKIADSILRGVTARAVLVLDENNHVLHAELVDDITHEPDYQAALSTLTQH; translated from the coding sequence ATGGCTAATGAAACTTCAACTAACCCTGCTGTCACCTTGAACGGTACGCCCATTACATTGTTCGGTACTTTTCCAACCGTTGGTCAAATTGCCCCTGAATTCACGCTAGTGGACAAAGACCTGAAAGATGTGGCGTTAAAAGACTTTGCCGGCAAGCGCAAGGTTCTTAACATTGTGCCTAGTTTGGATACCGCCGTGTGCGCCACTTCTACGCGCAAGTTCAACGAAGCGGCAAGCAAGCTCGACAACACAGTGGTACTGGTGATTTCCGCTGATTTACCATTTGCCATGAGTCGCTTTTGCGTGGCTGAAGGATTGAACAATGTCACCACGCTGTCCTTAATGCGCGGGCGAGATTTCATGCGAAACTACGGCGTAAAGATTGCTGATTCTATATTACGTGGCGTAACCGCACGCGCTGTGTTGGTACTGGATGAGAATAACCACGTGTTGCACGCAGAATTAGTGGACGACATCACGCATGAACCTGACTATCAAGCAGCATTAAGTACACTAACGCAGCACTAA
- the gcvP gene encoding aminomethyl-transferring glycine dehydrogenase, whose translation MITTDKFVNRHNGPRENDVKTMLDTIGAGSVDELIDHTIPAAIRLKKPLNLPCGMTEYQYHKHLRGVAAKNKLFKTYIGLGYYNTIVPPVIQRNVLENPGWYTAYTPYQAEISQGRLEALLNFQTMIMDLTGMEIANASLLDESTAAAEAMAMLFNNRTHGAIENGANKFFVSNECYPQTIDLLKTRSTPMGIELVVGDFKTGTLDSSIYGALLQYPTADGKVHDYADFVKRAKANGTTIAVAADILSLVLLTPPGEWGADVVVGSTQRFGVPMGYGGPHAAYFACREEYKRSIPGRIIGVSIDADGNQALRMALQTREQHIRRDKATSNICTAQALLAIMASMYAVYHGPEGLRGIAQQIHCTAIALAAELKKLGYIIEDGIYFDTIKISGTDNAKIKQLAQAAQINFRYTDDAITISVDQTTDTDDLNALINVFAQAVGKTISKTTEEHIFNQQSLIKNRQSLILQHPIFNIYHSESELMRYIKRLENKDLSLTHSMISLGSCTMKLNAASELMPITWPEFAHIHPFVPVEQAAGYHEIIDDLDKSLSEITGFEKMSFQPNSGAQGEYAGLLVIQAYHQSRGEAHRNIALIPTSAHGTNPASAAMCGLKIVLVKCDKVGNIDVSELREKAIQHKDNLACLMITYPSTHGVYEESIIEITNIIHENGGQVYMDGANMNAQVGLTSPGNIGADVCHLNLHKTFAIPHGGGGPGMGPIGVAKHLAPFLPSHSLVKTGGGNGIHAVSAAPYGSALILLVSYGYIKMLGSDGVTEATRIAILNANYIKESLKNYFPTLYSGANGRCAHEMILACVAFKRDAGIEVGDIAKRLMDYGYHAPTVSFPVPDTLMIEPTESESKEELDRFCSAMISIRKEIDEVITGKADKEDNVLKNAPHTAKSVLTSNWKHSYSREKAVYPLKWVQDNKFWPSVARVDNVRGDKNLICACPPIEAYADDAL comes from the coding sequence ATGATTACAACCGATAAATTTGTAAACCGTCATAACGGTCCGCGCGAAAATGATGTTAAGACAATGCTTGATACAATTGGTGCAGGTTCTGTAGATGAATTAATTGATCACACCATTCCTGCTGCGATCCGCTTAAAAAAACCATTGAACTTACCATGTGGGATGACTGAGTATCAATACCACAAGCATTTACGTGGCGTTGCGGCAAAGAATAAACTTTTTAAAACCTATATTGGTTTAGGTTATTACAACACGATAGTTCCCCCTGTTATCCAGAGAAATGTTTTAGAAAATCCGGGTTGGTATACCGCTTACACTCCTTATCAGGCAGAGATTTCACAAGGTCGTTTAGAGGCATTATTGAATTTCCAAACCATGATTATGGATTTAACAGGAATGGAAATAGCAAATGCATCGTTACTGGATGAATCCACTGCAGCAGCTGAAGCGATGGCAATGTTGTTCAATAATCGCACGCACGGAGCAATTGAAAATGGAGCGAACAAGTTTTTCGTTTCCAACGAATGTTACCCGCAAACTATCGATTTATTAAAAACACGTTCAACTCCAATGGGAATTGAATTAGTGGTTGGTGACTTTAAAACTGGAACGTTAGATAGCAGCATTTATGGTGCATTGCTTCAATATCCAACCGCTGATGGCAAAGTTCACGATTACGCTGACTTTGTAAAAAGAGCAAAAGCAAATGGAACCACCATTGCTGTAGCAGCCGATATACTGAGTTTAGTATTACTAACTCCTCCAGGCGAATGGGGAGCTGATGTTGTTGTTGGTTCCACACAACGCTTTGGTGTCCCCATGGGTTACGGCGGCCCGCACGCTGCATATTTTGCTTGCCGTGAGGAATATAAACGATCCATTCCGGGCCGTATCATTGGGGTTTCGATTGACGCAGACGGAAATCAAGCATTACGTATGGCATTACAAACGCGCGAGCAACACATACGTAGAGACAAAGCCACCTCCAACATTTGTACTGCACAAGCATTATTAGCCATTATGGCAAGTATGTATGCGGTATATCACGGACCAGAAGGCCTCAGAGGAATCGCACAACAAATACATTGTACTGCTATAGCATTGGCAGCCGAGTTAAAAAAATTAGGCTATATCATTGAAGATGGAATTTATTTTGATACCATAAAAATCAGTGGAACAGACAATGCGAAAATTAAACAATTAGCGCAAGCAGCACAGATTAATTTCCGTTATACGGATGATGCGATTACTATTTCTGTTGACCAAACTACCGATACCGATGACTTGAATGCGCTTATTAATGTATTCGCACAAGCCGTTGGCAAAACCATTTCTAAAACTACGGAAGAACATATTTTTAATCAACAATCTTTGATCAAAAATCGTCAATCTTTGATCCTTCAACACCCTATATTTAATATTTATCATTCGGAATCTGAGCTGATGCGGTATATCAAGCGATTGGAAAACAAGGATTTATCTTTGACCCATTCAATGATTTCATTAGGTTCTTGTACTATGAAATTAAATGCCGCCTCCGAATTAATGCCTATTACGTGGCCCGAATTTGCCCATATCCACCCCTTTGTACCAGTTGAACAAGCGGCGGGTTACCATGAAATAATCGATGACCTGGACAAATCATTAAGTGAGATTACGGGTTTCGAAAAAATGAGTTTTCAGCCCAACAGCGGCGCTCAGGGCGAATATGCCGGATTATTGGTCATTCAGGCATATCATCAATCACGTGGTGAGGCGCACAGAAATATTGCGTTGATTCCGACATCGGCACATGGCACCAATCCTGCCAGTGCTGCAATGTGTGGCCTGAAGATAGTGTTGGTGAAATGTGACAAAGTAGGAAATATTGATGTAAGCGAATTGCGTGAAAAAGCAATTCAGCATAAAGATAACTTGGCATGTTTAATGATTACATACCCAAGCACTCACGGTGTTTACGAAGAAAGCATTATCGAGATTACCAACATCATTCATGAAAATGGCGGACAAGTTTATATGGATGGCGCCAACATGAATGCACAAGTAGGCTTAACCAGCCCCGGAAATATTGGCGCTGATGTTTGCCATTTGAATTTACATAAAACTTTTGCAATTCCTCACGGCGGCGGCGGCCCCGGCATGGGGCCAATTGGCGTTGCAAAACACCTGGCTCCTTTTTTGCCTTCACATTCATTAGTAAAAACTGGCGGCGGAAATGGCATACACGCAGTATCAGCAGCGCCTTACGGCAGTGCTTTAATTTTATTGGTATCTTATGGATATATAAAAATGTTAGGCAGCGATGGCGTTACAGAAGCAACACGCATCGCAATTTTAAATGCCAACTATATTAAAGAGTCATTAAAAAATTATTTCCCTACCTTATATAGTGGTGCCAATGGACGTTGTGCGCACGAAATGATTTTAGCCTGCGTTGCGTTTAAAAGAGACGCTGGAATAGAAGTAGGGGATATTGCAAAGCGATTAATGGATTATGGATATCATGCACCGACAGTTTCATTCCCGGTACCCGATACATTAATGATTGAGCCAACCGAAAGTGAATCAAAAGAAGAATTGGATCGTTTCTGCTCTGCTATGATTTCTATACGTAAAGAAATTGATGAAGTAATTACAGGTAAAGCGGATAAAGAAGATAACGTACTTAAAAATGCACCGCATACAGCCAAATCAGTTCTCACGAGCAATTGGAAACACAGCTATTCGCGCGAAAAAGCTGTTTATCCATTAAAGTGGGTACAAGACAACAAATTCTGGCCCAGTGTTGCCCGTGTAGACAATGTCCGTGGTGATAAAAATCTGATTTGTGCTTGCCCGCCAATAGAAGCGTATGCAGATGATGCGCTATAA
- a CDS encoding type II toxin-antitoxin system HicB family antitoxin: protein MFEYPVDLIPAKDGGFVVTFPDVPEAITQGNDKDEALQYASEALETALGFYIGDRRQLPLPSLAAGRPTVTPDAIVIAKMISNWLSLKK from the coding sequence ATGTTTGAATATCCAGTGGACTTGATACCTGCCAAGGATGGCGGATTTGTCGTAACTTTTCCCGATGTACCGGAAGCCATTACCCAAGGTAATGATAAGGACGAAGCACTGCAGTATGCCAGTGAGGCACTGGAAACCGCGCTTGGTTTCTATATAGGGGATCGTCGTCAGCTACCTTTGCCCTCCCTTGCAGCGGGGCGCCCCACTGTTACGCCCGATGCAATAGTAATTGCCAAGATGATTTCAAACTGGCTATCTCTAAAGAAATAA
- a CDS encoding type II toxin-antitoxin system HicA family toxin: protein MDSNEFKQWLVKQGATFQPGQGTHIRVFLNGRQSVLPMHDTELKIDTIEYIKKRLGLN, encoded by the coding sequence ATGGATAGCAATGAATTTAAACAATGGCTTGTTAAGCAAGGCGCTACATTTCAGCCGGGTCAGGGAACTCACATCAGGGTGTTTCTTAATGGCCGTCAATCGGTTCTGCCGATGCATGACACGGAACTTAAAATCGATACTATTGAATACATTAAAAAACGGCTAGGGTTGAATTAG
- a CDS encoding NRAMP family divalent metal transporter — protein sequence MNKYRALLPQTSLFWKKLGPGLITGAADDDPSGIATYSQAGAGFGYAMLWTTFLTFPLMVGIQMVSARIGRVTGHGLAANIRLHYSPALLYVLVGLLLIANTINIAADIGAMAAALKLLIGGPAHWYAITFAMVSLVLQIFIPFPRYAPILKILTLSLFTYVVTVFVVNVPWGEVLYRTIMPSISFKADYVMVVVAVFGTTISPYLFFWQASQEVEELQATEGEAPLKEAPEQAYSHLQRIKIDTYIGMGFSNLIAFFIILTAAVTLHLHGITDIQTSAQAAEALRPLAGEFAFLLFTAGIVGTGLLAVPVLAGSAAYAIAESFDWRIGLGRKLMEARGFYMILIIATLLGVALNFTPIDPIKALFWSAVINGVIAVPIMVVIMLMVARPDVMGQFVITPGLRIIGWLATAVMAFAVLAMAVTWLM from the coding sequence ATGAATAAATATAGAGCCCTCCTGCCACAAACCAGTTTATTCTGGAAAAAGCTGGGACCCGGTCTTATAACGGGAGCTGCAGATGATGACCCGAGCGGCATTGCCACCTATTCACAAGCTGGAGCTGGATTTGGCTATGCAATGCTGTGGACGACATTTTTAACTTTCCCTCTTATGGTCGGCATCCAGATGGTAAGTGCCCGTATTGGTCGGGTGACTGGGCATGGCCTTGCTGCCAATATCCGTCTGCATTACTCTCCAGCACTGCTCTATGTGCTCGTTGGGCTGCTTCTGATTGCAAATACGATTAACATCGCGGCAGATATTGGCGCAATGGCTGCAGCGCTTAAACTTCTCATTGGTGGACCTGCTCACTGGTATGCAATAACCTTTGCCATGGTATCGTTGGTGCTGCAAATATTCATACCTTTTCCACGTTATGCACCCATTCTGAAAATATTGACATTATCGCTCTTTACTTATGTAGTCACGGTGTTCGTCGTCAATGTGCCGTGGGGTGAGGTGCTCTATCGCACAATCATGCCGTCCATATCATTCAAAGCGGATTACGTGATGGTGGTGGTTGCCGTATTTGGTACCACTATCAGCCCGTATTTGTTCTTCTGGCAAGCCTCTCAGGAAGTTGAGGAACTGCAAGCGACTGAAGGCGAGGCACCGCTTAAAGAGGCGCCAGAACAAGCCTACAGTCACCTGCAGCGTATTAAGATCGACACTTATATTGGAATGGGTTTTTCCAATCTGATCGCCTTTTTTATCATATTGACGGCAGCCGTGACTTTGCACTTGCACGGCATTACGGACATTCAAACCTCTGCACAGGCAGCGGAGGCTTTGCGTCCCTTAGCTGGCGAATTTGCGTTCCTATTATTTACCGCCGGAATTGTTGGTACGGGATTGCTCGCTGTGCCTGTTCTAGCAGGTTCGGCCGCTTATGCCATCGCAGAATCATTTGATTGGCGCATCGGTTTGGGCCGCAAGCTCATGGAGGCGCGAGGCTTTTATATGATTCTGATCATTGCGACTCTCTTGGGCGTAGCGCTTAACTTCACTCCCATTGATCCTATCAAGGCACTATTCTGGAGCGCAGTCATCAATGGCGTCATTGCGGTGCCCATCATGGTAGTGATAATGTTAATGGTGGCAAGACCGGATGTCATGGGACAATTTGTGATCACGCCTGGTCTTCGAATTATCGGTTGGCTAGCGACAGCCGTGATGGCATTCGCAGTGCTTGCCATGGCGGTAACGTGGTTGATGTAA
- the gcvH gene encoding glycine cleavage system protein GcvH, with protein MSNLNDLPGNLKYTASHEWIKKETDGTITIGITQHAQELLGDMVFIENPAVGRQLKAKEECAVAESVKAAADIYAPVSGVVVAVNAELGNAPEKINADPYSTWMFKMKPDNTADVDTLMDAAAYQTLIDSEAH; from the coding sequence ATGAGCAACTTAAACGATCTGCCAGGTAATCTGAAGTACACCGCATCCCACGAGTGGATCAAAAAAGAAACCGACGGCACGATCACGATCGGCATCACCCAACATGCGCAGGAGCTGTTAGGCGACATGGTATTCATAGAAAATCCAGCGGTTGGCCGCCAATTGAAAGCCAAGGAAGAATGTGCAGTAGCAGAATCGGTGAAGGCTGCAGCTGACATTTATGCGCCTGTTAGCGGTGTAGTGGTCGCGGTTAACGCTGAGCTCGGTAATGCGCCAGAAAAGATCAATGCAGATCCTTATTCCACATGGATGTTCAAAATGAAGCCGGATAATACCGCTGACGTAGACACGTTAATGGATGCTGCAGCGTATCAGACACTAATCGATAGTGAAGCACATTAA